Genomic segment of Arachis hypogaea cultivar Tifrunner chromosome 16, arahy.Tifrunner.gnm2.J5K5, whole genome shotgun sequence:
AGAAGTGTGGATTGCTTGAACCTGAGGTCTAGCTTCTTGTTTTGTTTGGACTAGTTTTAGACTAGCGTTGTAGCACTGCCGAGCTTCTTGATGATCGGCGTACACCATAGCTATCTTGTTTTCCTGTACTGAAAACTTGACACACAGGTGTAATGTGGACACCACTGCTCTGAATATATTCAGGGCGGGTCTCCCAATTATAATATTGTAAGGGTTGTAACAGTTTACTATTAGGTATTGAATATCAATTGATTTTGACATAGGGATTTCTCCCATTGTGGTCTTTAGCCATATGTGTCCCATGATGGGGACTCTCTCTCCGGAGAACCCAATTAGCTCTCCCGAGGAGGGCTGTATCAGGTTTTCTGATAATTTCATTTTTATAAaggtagaataaaataaaacatcagCGCTACTACTTGGGTCCAGCAACGTTTTTCTTACCAACAGTTCTCCGACCTGGATGGAGATTACCACGGGGTCGTCGAGGTTAGGGCTTGCCGATCTGAAGTCTGCTTGGTTGAAGGATATTGTGACGTCTGGATCTTTGTCCTTCTTTGGCTGTATGGTTCCTTCGATTGCTAGCATCGTCCTGTAGCTTCGCTTCCTGGCCGAGCTTGTTTCTCAGCCGCCTGCGAATCCCCCTGATATGTGGCTAATGACTCCTCTTGGTAGATCAGGAGTCGTCCTCTCTTTTTTGTTGTCATCGGCCATTGCTTGCTTGTTCTCAACCCTGTCCGAGTTTCCTCTTCTGCCTTTCCGGCTCTCGATATATTTGTCCAAGAGCCCTTGGCATGCCAGCCTTTCCAGGAGGTCCTTCGCGACGATGCAGTCGTCCGTGGTGTGACCAAACTTTCGGTGGAAGGCACAATGCTTTGTCCTATCCACAAACCTTTGATCCTGGTAGTTCCCTGCTCGAGCTGGTGGCTTTATGATTTTGGCGTTGAGGATTTCTCTGATGATGTTTTCTCTTCTTGTATTGAATCTGGTGTATGTGTTGTATTTCGACGTGGGCTTGGAAAGTTTCTTAGTGTCTCTGCTGCCTGGCGATCTGAAAGTTCTTTCTTCGTCTCTCCGATGTGGTTGTTTGTCCGATTTTTGGGCTTCTCGGAGTTCTTCGATCTCCATTTGGCCTGCCACCCTTTCTCGGAATTCCTCTAGCGTCTTTGGCTTTGTTATGGCAATGGTCTCCTGGAATTTGCCGGGCCTGAGGCCGGCCTTGAGAGCGTGCAGGTGAACGGCCGGGTCCAGGTCCTGGATCTCTATAGTGGCGTCAGCGAATCTGGTCATGTAGTCCTTCAGGCTCTCGTGCTGACCCTGTTTGATGGTGCTGAGATAGTCCGATCCATGTACGTAGATTCTTGATGCCGCAAAATAATCAATGAATGATCTAGCGAGATCCTCAAAGGAGGAAATTGAACCTGCAGAAAGTTTAGAAAACCAGAGTAACGCAGCACCATCGAGGTAGGTGGGGAAATTTTCGGCAGAGAACGGGCTCATTGTTAGGGCCGTTAAAGAACATCATTGATTGGAACTTCTTCACGTGGGCTCGGGGGTCCCCGAACCCCTTGTACGGCTCCAGTGCGGTGGGCAGCGTAAAGTTTTTTGGCATCTGGTAATTTGTGATCTCCTCAGAGAAGGGGTTGTCGAGGTTGAGCTTCTCCTTTGGCGGGACGATGTTTAAAGGGTCTTAGAGGAAAGGACCCGCGCGAGCAGTGGTGGACGAAGCGGAAGCGAGAATGTCGGCTTGAGTAACGCAAACGTTGGTGAGAATCCAATGCCTCGAAAACCTAAGGGTCGATGAATAGGAGATGTTGTGCGAGTATCTACAGGACCCAAATTATCAATAGGTTCGCCAAGTACGTTAAAAATTCCTCCTAGAGTTGCTCCGCCCACGGGAACACTTAGGGGAGCTCCCTTTCTCCTCGGTCCACAGAACAGAGACAAAATGTAGGACTGGTGCCAACAGTTCATCACGAAAGAAAGAACTCACTGAGCCGAATtcactaactaatactaatctaaTACTAATAGAATACTAATAGAATAGAAATAGAACCGTCTTTTCTGTATATTCATTTCCCCAAGGATGCCCTAAGGTTCCACCACCGAATTGGAGTACGGAATCATCTCCAAAGATCTCGGTCAGAGCAGGCATATGGAATAGTTTTTTGCAGCGCCTTGAGCCGAGCCTTTGGAGCTTTCTCCGTTGTTCTGTGTAGACAGCTCGGCTACTCTTCGTACTTCCGCCTGAAGCTTGGCGATTCGAGCCAGGAGGTCGTCCTGTGAGAGTTGTGGGCTTTCTTTGTCAGCCATGTTTGAGGATCGGGAATCCTGCAAAATAGAGTAGAAGACTAAACGAAGGAAAAAGTGGGGTTAGATGTACtccggccccacggtgggcgccaagtgGTTCGTCTGAACACTAGGGAGGCCGAGCTTAAGCGCTTCCGAGTAAGTCGCCACCAAAGAGGAAGAGCTTTATGTCGGCCGAGGTCAAACACCGCGACGGAAATACCTGCacaagatactccgacgctcaagtcagtaatgATTCTCAGTGAATGAGTTTAAAGTAAAGAGTAGAAGATTGAGAGTGATAGAACCTGAGAGCTAACCGAGGATACTAGCTCAGTTTTATAGGAGTTGTTTTTACCTGTTAGTGGATAAGTCCTAGTTTGTAGGTTGGTTATGATATATTCTGTTTTGGTGATTAGGTTTGCTGAGCACGTCTCTTGTTTTCGACTGGGTGAGGCCGTTGCTGTCTGCTTCCGTGCCGAGCTTTTCGGGCGGCTGACGCGAAACCGAGTTTATTTGCCCACGTGCCGAGCACTCCGGACGACCGAGGATAAGGGTGACGTATAGTTATGTTCTGGTATATTCACGTGAAACGAGTGATGGCTCTTTCAAACTTCCGGGTCGGAGATTAGCTCTTCGGCAATCGGCAGTACTTTAGGATGGCGGCGTGAATACCTGTCAAAGGCTCGCTGACACTTAAGTTAGAGTGGGCATATTTTCTAGTAACAAGACTTTATCAGAGACCAATGATCATACCTTCTCTTTGTGATCATAGTTTTATAGGAATTGTAGAATAAAGTGTACGTTACAAAATCTTTGAACCGT
This window contains:
- the LOC140180039 gene encoding uncharacterized protein, encoding MLAIEGTIQPKKDKDPDVTISFNQADFRSASPNLDDPVVISIQVGELLVRKTLLDPSSSADVLFYSTFIKMKLSENLIQPSSGELIGFSGERVPIMGHIWLKTTMGEIPMSKSIDIQYLIVNCYNPYNIIIGRPALNIFRAVVSTLHLCVKFSVQENKIAMVYADHQEARQCYNASLKLVQTKQEARPQVQAIHTSADTATLADLDPREDLGERPRPMDNLQQITLTAIDKQYTYIGEALEGEDRARLIHILRKNADLFTWTSDDMPGINPEVICHKLAIDKTVQPVAQKKRKLGKEKK
- the LOC112756821 gene encoding uncharacterized protein; translation: MSPFSAENFPTYLDGAALLWFSKLSAGSISSFEDLARSFIDYFAASRIYVHGSDYLSTIKQGQHESLKDYMTRFADATIEIQDLDPAVHLHALKAGLRPGKFQETIAITKPKTLEEFRERVAGQMEIEELREAQKSDKQPHRRDEERTFRSPGSRDTKKLSKPTSKYNTYTRFNTRRENIIREILNAKIIKPPARAGNYQDQRFVDRTKHCAFHRKFGHTTDDCIVAKDLLERLACQGLLDKYIESRKGRRGNSDRVENKQAMADDNKKERTTPDLPRGVISHISGGFAGG